A single region of the Arthrobacter sp. V1I7 genome encodes:
- a CDS encoding glycogen debranching N-terminal domain-containing protein, translated as MTVQPALHRQHCAIAAPTQLWLDADGRLEGGDSAAAAGDGAGGSGPGGSGPGASGAGASGPSGAGWFTGLLHGDTRMLCRAEVRVNGMAPEPASVEAEAGGVLRVRGLVHGIPGPTEDPAVELAQTWTVTPGVVRHSLQVNTSFDALDVEIEVRLAADFTDMAAIRLSRLSQPFAPFAADDSALRWRNGARTLTVAAPGSVAAGERLLWRGTAGRGRPFEAEWQAVLADSEDAVVAARPPASRRPRAEPSGALGLLLDNSLDELAGLRLASRQLPDAPFLAAGAPWYFTLFGRNSLWAARLLLPLDAGLAGGTLRTLAAFQGSRNDPAGAEEPGKILHELRAKELVLESQGLRLPPIYYGALDSTPLWLCLLGELGRAGTDDSTVRALLPNAARAAEWLLAAGEVRDHGANGGFLCYQDNGHGLGNQGWKTARDAMQFRNGRQADGPMALSEVQGYAYQAAVETAELFDAYGEPGGQALRDFAEALKQAFRECFWMEDEGGLFPAMALDGHGDPLDVPGSNMGHLLGTGILDASEARLVADRLLSPELFSGYGVHTISRRAAGFWPFSYHCGSVWSHDTAIAIRGLLAEGFLAEARILAEGLLKAAGSFDHRLPELFAGVPLSDSGHAVPYPASCHPQAWSSASAVVIAQAMGVGF; from the coding sequence ATGACCGTTCAGCCAGCGCTTCACCGCCAGCACTGCGCCATTGCCGCTCCCACCCAGTTGTGGCTCGACGCCGACGGCCGGCTCGAGGGCGGGGATAGCGCGGCGGCCGCTGGTGACGGCGCCGGCGGCTCGGGCCCGGGCGGCTCGGGCCCGGGCGCCTCAGGCGCGGGCGCCTCGGGCCCCTCGGGAGCGGGCTGGTTCACCGGGTTGCTGCACGGCGACACCCGCATGCTGTGCCGGGCCGAGGTCCGCGTCAACGGTATGGCGCCCGAACCGGCCTCGGTCGAGGCGGAGGCCGGCGGCGTGCTGCGTGTCCGGGGACTGGTCCACGGCATTCCCGGGCCTACGGAAGATCCCGCCGTCGAGCTCGCGCAGACCTGGACCGTCACACCGGGCGTGGTGCGCCACTCCCTGCAGGTGAACACCTCGTTCGACGCCCTGGACGTCGAAATTGAAGTGCGGCTCGCCGCGGACTTCACCGATATGGCCGCCATCCGGCTCAGCCGGCTCAGCCAGCCGTTCGCGCCGTTCGCCGCGGACGACTCAGCCCTGCGCTGGCGGAACGGCGCCCGGACGCTCACGGTGGCCGCCCCGGGCAGCGTAGCCGCGGGAGAACGGCTGCTTTGGCGTGGAACGGCAGGGCGCGGGCGGCCCTTCGAGGCCGAATGGCAGGCCGTCCTGGCGGACAGCGAGGACGCCGTCGTGGCCGCGCGCCCGCCCGCCTCGCGGCGGCCCCGCGCGGAGCCGTCCGGTGCGCTGGGCCTGCTGCTGGACAACTCCCTCGATGAACTGGCCGGCCTCCGCCTGGCTTCCCGCCAGCTGCCGGACGCCCCCTTCCTGGCCGCCGGAGCGCCGTGGTATTTCACCCTCTTTGGACGGAACTCGCTGTGGGCGGCGCGCCTGCTGTTGCCGCTCGACGCCGGGCTGGCCGGCGGGACGCTGCGCACCCTGGCCGCCTTCCAGGGCAGCCGGAACGATCCCGCGGGCGCCGAGGAACCCGGGAAGATCCTGCACGAGCTGCGCGCCAAGGAGCTGGTCCTGGAGAGCCAGGGCCTGCGCCTGCCGCCGATCTACTACGGCGCCTTGGACTCCACCCCGCTGTGGCTATGCCTGCTCGGCGAACTGGGCCGCGCCGGCACGGATGACAGCACAGTCCGGGCGTTGCTGCCGAACGCCGCACGGGCGGCGGAATGGTTGCTGGCTGCCGGCGAAGTGCGCGATCACGGTGCCAACGGCGGCTTCCTCTGCTACCAGGACAACGGGCACGGGCTCGGGAATCAGGGCTGGAAAACCGCAAGGGACGCCATGCAGTTCCGCAACGGCCGCCAGGCGGACGGCCCGATGGCGCTCTCCGAAGTGCAGGGCTACGCCTACCAGGCCGCAGTGGAAACGGCCGAGTTGTTCGATGCCTACGGCGAGCCCGGCGGACAGGCGCTGCGGGACTTCGCCGAAGCCCTGAAGCAGGCATTCCGCGAGTGCTTCTGGATGGAGGACGAAGGCGGGCTGTTCCCGGCGATGGCCCTCGATGGGCACGGCGACCCGCTGGATGTGCCGGGCTCCAACATGGGTCACCTGCTCGGCACCGGCATCCTCGACGCCTCGGAGGCGCGGCTGGTGGCGGACCGGCTGCTCAGCCCGGAGTTGTTCTCCGGTTACGGGGTGCACACGATCTCCCGCCGAGCCGCGGGCTTCTGGCCCTTCAGCTACCACTGCGGCTCGGTCTGGAGCCACGATACGGCCATCGCCATCCGCGGGCTGCTGGCCGAGGGCTTCCTCGCCGAGGCCCGGATTCTGGCCGAAGGACTGCTGAAGGCGGCCGGCTCGTTCGACCACCGGCTGCCGGAACTGTTTGCCGGTGTCCCCTTGTCCGATTCCGGCCATGCGGTCCCGTATCCGGCGTCCTGCCATCCGCAGGCGTGGTCCTCGGCGTCGGCCGTGGTGATCGCCCAGGCCATGGGCGTGGGGTTCTGA
- a CDS encoding M20 family metallo-hydrolase yields MTSQTTFSTRDAAFVRDFHIMSQFGATENGGVERQAASAPDGQQRQWLTGLLEAQGFTVEFDRAGNQWGLYEAVPGAPFVVVGSHMDSQPTAGRYDGAYGVLAAAHAAFRLVEQWAAAGPDGQPQFNVAVVNWFNEEGSRFKPSMMGSSVYTGKLELETALATTDAAGVSVREALDAIGCRGTYEGPEAAYCAEIHIEQGRSMEREGITIGLVNSNWAANKYEFVVHGEQAHTGSTVIADRKDALLGASMMVVAARELADTFPGVLHTSVGQLTVYPNSPVVVPSRVSLLLDLRSADEAVLGEADAMLHQRISGIERLANVTVERNHAHSWPVTPYQPEGVELAAKVAADLGMANKQVMTLAGHDSTNMKDLVPTVMLFVPSVDGISHNEHEYTTDEDIVAGLTMLTEVVNRLCNGVLAD; encoded by the coding sequence GTGACTTCTCAGACCACTTTCAGCACCCGCGACGCCGCATTCGTGCGGGACTTCCACATCATGAGCCAATTCGGCGCCACCGAGAACGGCGGCGTCGAACGGCAGGCCGCCAGCGCCCCGGACGGGCAACAGCGGCAATGGCTTACAGGCCTGCTGGAGGCGCAGGGCTTCACCGTTGAGTTCGACCGGGCCGGCAATCAGTGGGGCCTGTACGAGGCAGTGCCGGGAGCGCCCTTTGTTGTGGTGGGCTCGCATATGGATTCGCAGCCGACGGCGGGACGGTACGACGGCGCCTACGGGGTGCTCGCCGCAGCCCACGCGGCCTTCCGGCTCGTCGAGCAGTGGGCCGCCGCCGGACCCGACGGGCAGCCCCAGTTCAATGTCGCGGTGGTCAATTGGTTCAACGAGGAGGGCTCCCGCTTCAAGCCGTCCATGATGGGATCCTCCGTCTACACAGGAAAACTCGAACTCGAGACCGCGCTGGCCACCACGGACGCGGCCGGCGTCTCGGTCCGCGAGGCATTGGACGCGATCGGCTGCCGTGGCACCTACGAGGGACCGGAGGCCGCGTACTGCGCCGAAATCCACATTGAGCAGGGCCGAAGCATGGAACGGGAAGGCATCACCATCGGCCTGGTTAATTCCAACTGGGCCGCCAACAAATACGAGTTCGTGGTCCACGGCGAGCAGGCACACACCGGCTCCACCGTGATCGCCGACCGGAAAGACGCGCTGCTGGGGGCATCGATGATGGTCGTGGCAGCCCGTGAACTCGCGGATACTTTTCCGGGCGTGCTGCACACCTCCGTCGGGCAGCTGACTGTGTACCCGAACTCGCCCGTAGTGGTGCCCTCCCGCGTCAGCCTGCTGCTGGACCTGCGCAGCGCCGATGAGGCCGTCCTGGGCGAGGCAGATGCCATGCTGCATCAGCGGATCTCCGGGATCGAGCGGCTCGCGAACGTGACCGTGGAACGCAACCACGCCCACTCGTGGCCGGTGACGCCGTATCAGCCCGAGGGCGTTGAGCTGGCCGCGAAGGTGGCGGCGGACCTGGGAATGGCGAACAAACAGGTCATGACCCTGGCCGGCCACGATTCGACCAACATGAAGGACCTCGTGCCAACCGTGATGCTGTTCGTGCCCAGCGTGGACGGGATCTCCCACAACGAGCACGAATACACCACCGACGAGGACATCGTGGCAGGGCTGACCATGCTGACGGAGGTCGTCAACCGGCTCTGCAACGGAGTGCTGGCCGACTGA
- a CDS encoding VOC family protein — MLRVRPVHFTSRLDEWERLLTSLGMVKTVDEPTWREFDAGSGRLGLHFVEQGAPEDGTTSFGVEVGNLQEFARRTQEAGAADGGTTAELIDADHGPSCRVTAPDGFSFLADPATRAADGSWGGSTEADPGLAVVVVWFSEDAVAAARTLRDIGALARPNPGSSDPDNVESEAFTAKNGGILMVGSVTGAGRAGMGFEYAGDLHALRERLAAAGHEVAVIEEAAIPTLHVANPDAAGTSARPPLWIAAAPSPS; from the coding sequence ATGCTGCGTGTTCGCCCGGTCCACTTCACCTCCCGCCTCGATGAGTGGGAGCGGCTGCTCACCTCCCTGGGCATGGTCAAGACTGTCGATGAGCCCACCTGGCGGGAGTTCGACGCCGGTTCCGGCCGCCTCGGCCTCCATTTCGTCGAGCAGGGAGCCCCCGAGGACGGCACCACGTCCTTCGGTGTTGAGGTGGGCAACCTGCAGGAGTTTGCCCGGCGCACCCAGGAGGCGGGGGCCGCCGACGGCGGCACCACCGCGGAACTCATCGACGCGGACCACGGCCCCTCCTGCCGCGTCACGGCGCCGGACGGGTTCAGTTTCCTGGCCGACCCGGCGACGCGCGCCGCGGACGGGAGCTGGGGCGGGTCGACGGAAGCGGATCCGGGCCTCGCCGTCGTCGTGGTTTGGTTCTCCGAGGACGCTGTGGCGGCGGCCCGAACCCTGCGCGACATCGGCGCCCTGGCCCGCCCGAATCCGGGCAGCAGCGACCCGGACAACGTGGAATCAGAAGCCTTCACGGCGAAAAACGGTGGGATCCTGATGGTCGGATCCGTCACCGGTGCCGGCCGCGCCGGCATGGGCTTCGAGTACGCCGGCGACCTGCACGCCCTCCGTGAACGCCTTGCCGCAGCGGGACACGAGGTGGCAGTGATCGAGGAAGCCGCCATCCCCACGCTGCACGTGGCCAACCCGGACGCGGCCGGCACTTCTGCCCGCCCGCCGCTCTGGATCGCAGCGGCCCCGTCGCCGAGCTGA
- a CDS encoding protoglobin domain-containing protein: MSHDIPGYTAGTATLARSPLTLAEFELKKASALFGDDDVKHLRLSLEVVEEQVEEILDVWYGFIGSQPHLLASFSGKSSAEPLGDYLGAVRRRFGQWILDTARAEYGQDWLDYQHEIALRHHRSKKNLTDGASSTDIVPFRYLFALIFPVTFTLKPFLANRGHAPEVVDKMHEAWVKSCLLQLTLWSHPYVKDGDF, encoded by the coding sequence ATGTCACACGATATTCCCGGCTACACCGCCGGCACCGCAACGCTTGCACGCTCACCGCTGACGCTCGCTGAATTCGAGCTGAAGAAGGCGAGCGCGCTGTTCGGCGACGACGACGTGAAGCACCTCCGCCTGTCCCTTGAAGTGGTGGAGGAGCAGGTGGAGGAGATTCTCGACGTCTGGTACGGCTTCATCGGTTCACAACCTCATCTTCTGGCCTCCTTCAGCGGCAAGAGCAGCGCCGAGCCGCTGGGCGATTACCTCGGCGCGGTCCGCCGGCGCTTCGGCCAGTGGATCCTCGACACGGCGCGCGCCGAGTACGGCCAGGACTGGCTTGACTACCAGCACGAGATCGCTTTGCGCCACCACCGCAGCAAGAAAAATCTTACCGACGGCGCCTCGTCCACCGACATCGTGCCATTTCGCTACCTGTTCGCGCTGATCTTCCCGGTGACTTTCACGCTCAAGCCGTTCCTCGCCAACAGGGGGCATGCTCCAGAGGTCGTCGACAAGATGCACGAGGCCTGGGTGAAATCGTGCCTGCTTCAGCTCACGCTGTGGAGCCATCCGTACGTGAAGGACGGGGACTTCTGA
- a CDS encoding ABC transporter ATP-binding protein, which translates to MAASVATSTNSHLEIGSLTKNFGSQAVLQGVNLSVAKGGTTAIVGPSGSGKTTLLRLIAGFEHPETGTISLNGRKVAGDGVWVPAHKRHVGYVAQDGALFPHLTVGQNVSFGLDASKLPGGHRGIKARVAELLEMVSLDAAMAKRRPHQLSGGQQQRVALARALAREPELMLLDEPFSALDAGLRVATRRAVGKVLHDAGVTTILVTHDQAEALSFADQVAVMRGGRLAQIGNPFVVYTRPADRATAEFLGDAVILDAWMEGSLATCSLGGIPVRRPPAQGRVQLMLRPEQIRIAEDGPIRGVVVDTDYFGPESTVRLKLAVPAVLAEGAVADYRYPGGGEIITIRHWNASIARPGTELCLRVVGEAVAFPLEDAAPQ; encoded by the coding sequence ATCGCCGCGTCCGTGGCGACCAGCACGAACAGCCACCTGGAGATCGGCTCGCTGACCAAAAACTTCGGTTCGCAGGCCGTCCTCCAGGGCGTCAACCTCTCGGTGGCCAAGGGCGGGACGACGGCGATCGTGGGTCCCTCCGGTTCCGGCAAGACCACCCTGCTGCGGCTCATCGCCGGTTTCGAGCACCCCGAGACCGGCACCATTTCGCTCAACGGCCGCAAAGTGGCCGGCGACGGTGTCTGGGTTCCCGCGCACAAGCGCCACGTCGGCTATGTGGCGCAGGACGGTGCCCTGTTCCCGCACCTGACTGTCGGCCAGAACGTCTCGTTCGGCCTGGACGCCTCCAAGCTCCCGGGCGGCCACCGCGGGATCAAGGCCCGGGTCGCCGAGCTGCTGGAGATGGTGTCCCTCGATGCGGCGATGGCCAAGCGCCGGCCGCACCAGCTGTCCGGCGGGCAGCAGCAGCGCGTCGCCCTGGCCCGGGCACTGGCCCGCGAGCCCGAACTCATGCTGCTGGACGAACCTTTCTCCGCCCTGGACGCCGGGCTCCGCGTGGCCACGCGCCGGGCGGTCGGCAAGGTCCTCCACGACGCCGGCGTGACCACGATCCTGGTGACGCATGACCAGGCCGAGGCGCTGTCCTTCGCGGACCAGGTGGCGGTGATGCGCGGCGGGCGGCTGGCGCAGATCGGCAACCCCTTCGTCGTCTATACCCGGCCCGCGGACCGCGCTACCGCGGAGTTCCTGGGCGACGCCGTCATCCTGGATGCCTGGATGGAAGGCTCGCTGGCCACCTGCTCGCTCGGCGGCATCCCCGTGCGCAGGCCCCCGGCGCAGGGACGGGTCCAGCTCATGCTGCGCCCGGAGCAGATCCGGATCGCCGAGGACGGCCCGATCCGCGGCGTCGTGGTGGACACCGACTACTTCGGCCCGGAATCCACGGTGCGGCTCAAGCTCGCCGTCCCGGCCGTCCTCGCCGAGGGCGCCGTGGCCGACTACCGCTACCCCGGCGGCGGCGAAATCATCACCATCCGGCACTGGAACGCCTCGATCGCCCGTCCCGGCACCGAGTTGTGCCTGCGGGTGGTGGGCGAGGCCGTCGCCTTCCCGCTGGAAGACGCGGCGCCGCAGTAG
- a CDS encoding YdeI family protein: MAVELEELLVKDAAEWRAWLEQHHADSPGVWLVLHKKGGSVTELDYEAALLEALCFGWIDGQGRRRDAESSFQRMTRRGPKSVWSERNVDRIGRLEAAGRMTPAGRAAVDAARADGRWEAAYSGSATAVVPADLAAAIAAEPRAQAMFDVLTSVNRYALIYRTNAVKQASTREKKIARFVEMLARHETPYPQKKRAAGAE; the protein is encoded by the coding sequence ATGGCTGTTGAACTTGAGGAACTGCTGGTCAAGGACGCCGCCGAGTGGCGCGCCTGGCTCGAGCAGCATCATGCGGACAGCCCTGGCGTGTGGCTGGTGCTGCACAAAAAGGGCGGCTCGGTGACCGAGCTGGACTACGAGGCGGCGCTGCTGGAGGCGCTGTGTTTCGGCTGGATCGATGGCCAGGGCAGGCGCCGGGACGCGGAGAGCTCGTTCCAGCGGATGACCCGGAGGGGTCCGAAGAGTGTGTGGTCGGAACGGAACGTGGACCGGATCGGACGCCTCGAAGCCGCCGGGCGGATGACCCCCGCAGGGCGCGCCGCCGTCGACGCCGCCAGGGCCGACGGGCGCTGGGAAGCCGCCTATTCGGGGTCTGCGACGGCGGTGGTACCGGCGGATCTCGCGGCGGCCATCGCGGCCGAACCCCGGGCCCAGGCCATGTTCGACGTCCTGACCTCCGTCAACCGGTACGCGCTGATTTACCGGACCAACGCGGTCAAACAGGCCTCGACACGGGAGAAAAAGATCGCCCGTTTCGTCGAGATGCTGGCCCGCCACGAGACGCCGTATCCGCAGAAGAAACGCGCGGCCGGCGCCGAGTAA
- a CDS encoding amidohydrolase: MKLDLLLRNADIITMDGRRPHATSLGVWQGRIVGLDDDLDGLEAAEVLDLSGATVTPGFIDAHCHTTWFGLGLGELDVSAARGLNQLYALLEAGMAADSAAESPSTAESGAGAAPGWLLATGFSQQQHGGEFPDIAVLDRITGSRPLFMRHNSGHMAVVNTAALRLAGADTASFPDPDGGVIVRDAGGRPTGLVQETAQQLIQQLILPYSSEAIEAALDRATSYYAAEGITSFTEAGIGGGWIGHSPVELAAYQRAASAGRLHARAQLMPVLDVLHPLGGQQPRGAAPAGLDLGIASGFGGDFLSLGPAKVFLDGSLLGETAAVSEDYCSHGGTDNAGNTGYFQAEPEALRDKIEAAYAAGWSIAAHAIGDRAIDLAIDIISDCAGKYPPRAVPNRIEHASMTRPDQLPRLAAAGIAVTPQASFFFNGGDGMTASLGPERLGWAYRAASFLSAGVTLAGSSDRPVADGNVLRGMQAFVDRCTESGTVFGNQDERLSPFQALAAYTTGAAAATGTSGVKGSLTAGKLADFTVLSGSPLLARNIAELKVLATAVGGTFTFQAPGMRFRPADDPAAATPFSSTATNRS; this comes from the coding sequence ATGAAACTCGATCTGCTGCTGCGAAACGCGGACATCATCACCATGGACGGGCGCCGCCCCCATGCCACCTCGCTGGGTGTCTGGCAGGGCCGGATCGTGGGTCTCGACGATGACCTGGACGGGCTGGAGGCCGCCGAAGTCCTGGACCTCAGCGGCGCCACCGTGACTCCCGGCTTCATCGACGCCCACTGCCACACCACCTGGTTCGGGCTGGGCCTCGGCGAACTGGACGTCTCCGCCGCGCGCGGACTGAATCAGCTCTACGCCCTGCTGGAGGCCGGCATGGCGGCAGACAGTGCCGCGGAATCGCCCTCAACCGCTGAATCCGGGGCCGGCGCGGCGCCCGGCTGGCTCCTGGCCACCGGATTCAGCCAGCAGCAGCACGGCGGCGAGTTTCCGGACATCGCCGTGCTGGACCGGATCACGGGCAGCCGGCCGCTGTTCATGCGGCACAACTCCGGCCACATGGCCGTCGTCAACACCGCCGCGCTCCGGCTTGCCGGCGCCGATACGGCGTCGTTTCCGGACCCCGACGGCGGCGTGATTGTTCGCGATGCCGGCGGCCGCCCGACCGGGCTGGTCCAGGAAACGGCGCAGCAACTGATCCAGCAGCTGATCCTGCCGTACTCCAGCGAGGCGATTGAAGCCGCGCTGGACCGGGCCACCAGCTACTACGCCGCAGAGGGCATCACAAGCTTCACCGAGGCGGGGATCGGCGGCGGCTGGATCGGCCACAGCCCGGTGGAGCTGGCCGCCTACCAGCGGGCGGCGTCCGCGGGCAGGCTCCACGCCCGCGCGCAGCTGATGCCGGTCCTTGATGTGCTCCACCCGCTCGGCGGACAGCAACCGCGGGGCGCGGCGCCGGCCGGCCTGGACCTCGGCATCGCCAGCGGTTTCGGCGGCGACTTCCTGTCGCTGGGCCCGGCGAAGGTGTTCCTGGACGGCTCCCTGCTCGGCGAAACGGCGGCAGTCAGTGAGGACTACTGCAGCCACGGCGGAACGGACAACGCGGGCAACACCGGCTACTTCCAGGCGGAACCGGAGGCCCTCCGGGACAAGATCGAGGCTGCCTACGCGGCGGGCTGGTCGATCGCCGCGCATGCCATCGGCGACCGCGCCATAGACCTCGCGATCGACATCATCTCCGATTGCGCGGGGAAGTATCCGCCCCGGGCCGTGCCCAACAGGATCGAGCACGCCTCGATGACCCGGCCGGACCAGCTTCCGCGGCTCGCCGCAGCCGGTATCGCCGTCACCCCGCAGGCCAGCTTCTTCTTCAACGGCGGGGACGGAATGACCGCCTCGCTGGGCCCGGAAAGGCTCGGCTGGGCCTACCGTGCGGCGTCGTTCCTTTCGGCTGGGGTGACGCTCGCCGGGAGCTCCGACCGCCCCGTCGCAGACGGAAATGTGCTCCGCGGAATGCAGGCCTTCGTTGACCGGTGCACTGAATCCGGGACCGTTTTCGGCAACCAGGACGAGCGGCTGAGCCCGTTCCAGGCCTTGGCGGCGTACACCACCGGGGCCGCCGCAGCCACCGGCACGTCTGGTGTCAAGGGCTCACTGACCGCCGGGAAGTTGGCCGACTTCACCGTCTTGTCCGGGTCCCCGCTCCTTGCCCGAAATATCGCGGAGCTCAAGGTCCTGGCCACCGCCGTCGGGGGGACCTTCACATTCCAGGCGCCTGGTATGCGGTTCCGGCCAGCGGACGATCCTGCCGCGGCCACACCATTCTCAAGCACAGCTACCAACCGTTCATAG